The Candidatus Aminicenantes bacterium genome window below encodes:
- a CDS encoding elongation factor 4, translating into SPERVQLQYKLPLSEIVLDFFDQLKTRTKGYASLDYELAGYREGQLVKLDILINGQIVDALAVIVHKDKAYTIGNLLTSKMKAVIPRQLFEVVIQAAINKRVIAKTVVKALRKNVLAKCYGGDISRKMKLLEKQKKGKKRMKRIGKIDIPQEAFLAALELED; encoded by the coding sequence GTCGCCCGAGCGCGTGCAGTTGCAGTACAAGCTGCCGCTCAGCGAGATCGTGCTCGACTTCTTCGACCAGCTCAAGACGCGCACGAAAGGCTACGCTTCGCTCGACTACGAGCTCGCGGGCTACCGCGAGGGCCAGCTCGTCAAGCTCGACATCCTGATCAACGGGCAGATCGTCGACGCTTTGGCGGTCATCGTCCACAAGGACAAGGCCTACACCATCGGCAACCTGCTGACCAGCAAGATGAAGGCGGTCATCCCGCGCCAGCTCTTCGAGGTCGTCATCCAGGCGGCGATCAACAAGCGGGTCATCGCCAAGACCGTGGTCAAGGCCCTGCGCAAGAACGTCCTGGCCAAGTGCTACGGCGGCGACATCAGCCGCAAGATGAAGCTGCTGGAAAAGCAGAAAAAAGGCAAGAAGCGCATGAAGCGCATCGGCAAGATCGACATTCCCCAGGAAGCCTTCCTGGCAGCGCTGGAGCTGGAAGATTAG